TAACGCTGGGCGACCTCCGCCCGGCAGAATGCCGTGAACGAGAGATACATGGTGCCGGACTTGTTCCGGTACTTGCCATCGCATACGCGCATCTCGCGTTTGTAGGCTTGCGTCTGCGCGGCGTTGAGGCGGGACTTGAAGTCCGCCTCGCATTTCTTTTCGACGGCAGCACCGAGCTCGACATCGCCGCTCGCGGTCAGTTCGCAATCCCTGAAGACCTTCATCGCGCTTTCGCAGCCCTTCTGGGCGCTGATGGTGTCGGCGACCTCGTTCAACGCCATGGATTTGTCCATGCAGACCATGGCGCGCGCCGGGTGGCCTCTGACCGACAGCACGACCGCGACAACGGCCAGGCAGCATTTCGAAAGCATCGCAAAGGTCTCCTCGTATCCCCCTTGGTGCCCGGCCCCCGCGCGAGGTTCAACCCAGCTGGTCCTATGCCCGAAATGACCGGCTTTTTGCTTGACGCTACCGCCTTCGGGCGGCGACAACCCAGCCGAATTTGGCAGCAAGGATTTGACTGTGTCCGACCTCGCAACGCTCGAAACATCGATCCTCGACCAGATCGCCGCCGCCGGCGATGAAGCCGCGCTCGAAGCGGTGCGCGTCGCGGCCCTCGGCAAGAAGGGCTCGATCTCGGCGCTGCTTGCCACGCTCGGCAAGATGTCGCCCGACGAGCGCAAGTCGCAAGGCGCGGCGATCAACCAGGCCAAGGACAAGGTCGCCGAGGCGCTCGCCGCACGTCGCGATCTGCTGAAGTCCGCAGCGCTCGATGCGCGGCTGGCGTCCGAGACCATCGACGTCACCTTGCCGCTGCGCGATGCGCAGGCGGAGGCCGGCCGTATCCATCCGCTGAGCCAGGTGTGGGACGAGCTGACCACGATCTTCGCCGACATGGGATTCTCGGTCGCCGAAGGCCCCGACATCGAGACCGACGACTACAACTTCACCAAGCTCAACTTCCCGGAAGGCCATCCGGCGCGCGAGATGCACGACACGTTCTTCTTCCATCCGAAGGAGGACGGCTCGCGCATGCTGCTGCGAACCCACACCTCGCCGGTGCAGGTGCGCACCATGCTGAGCCAGAAGCCGCCGATCCGCGTGATCTGCCCGGGCCGCACCTACCGCATCGATTCGGACGCGACCCACACGCCGCAATTCCACCAGGTCGAAGGGCTCGTCATCGACAAGCATTCGCATCTCGGCCACCTCAAATGGATCCTGCACGAGTTCTGCAAGGCGTTCTTCGAGGTCGACCACATCAACATGCGTTTCCGTCCCTCGTTCTTCCCGTTCACCGAGCCGTCGCTGGAAGTCGACTTGCAGTGCCGCCGCGACAAGAACGAGATCCGCTTCGGCGAGGGCGAGGATTGGATGGAGATTCTCGGCTGCGGCATGGTGCACCCGAACGTGCTGCGCGCCTGCGGCATCGATCCCGACGAGTACCAGGGCTTTGCCTGGGGCATGGGCATCGACCGCATCGCCATGCTGAAATACGGCATCGCCGATCTGCGCCAGCTGTTCGACAGCGACGTCCGCTGGCTCAACCATTACGGCTTCAAGCCGCTCGAAGTGCCGACACTCGCGGGAGGGCTGAGCTCGTGATGCTCGCTCTCAATGAAGGGCTTGCGAAAGCTCTCTCTGTTCCCTTCGTGGAGAGAACCCTCTCCCTGACCCTCCCCCGCAAGCGGGGGAGGGAATGGATGGAGCGACTGCATGGCGTTGATGTCATGGGCACCTATTCTCTAGCCGCCCGACAGGTCGGACTCCCTCCCCCGCCTGCGGGGGAGGGTTGGGGTGAGGGTTCCTCCGCAATGGGGCTGCCGATGG
This portion of the Bradyrhizobium diazoefficiens genome encodes:
- the pheS gene encoding phenylalanine--tRNA ligase subunit alpha, producing the protein MSDLATLETSILDQIAAAGDEAALEAVRVAALGKKGSISALLATLGKMSPDERKSQGAAINQAKDKVAEALAARRDLLKSAALDARLASETIDVTLPLRDAQAEAGRIHPLSQVWDELTTIFADMGFSVAEGPDIETDDYNFTKLNFPEGHPAREMHDTFFFHPKEDGSRMLLRTHTSPVQVRTMLSQKPPIRVICPGRTYRIDSDATHTPQFHQVEGLVIDKHSHLGHLKWILHEFCKAFFEVDHINMRFRPSFFPFTEPSLEVDLQCRRDKNEIRFGEGEDWMEILGCGMVHPNVLRACGIDPDEYQGFAWGMGIDRIAMLKYGIADLRQLFDSDVRWLNHYGFKPLEVPTLAGGLSS